From the genome of Chloroflexota bacterium, one region includes:
- a CDS encoding DegV family protein, with protein MPRIGVVTDSTADFPGDARERLGIEMVPLSVIWDRDTFRDKVDLSIDDFYRLMKQRSTLPTTSAPAPGLYEEVYERLLGECDHVISVHLADRLSATCQSARNAAARIGKGRVSVVDSGQTTVCLGWLAMHAAELGQQDIEPAAIVKELESWVPRLRLHVVLDTLTNLQRGGRIGRAQALMGSLLNFKPLILVREGEVHPVERPRSRAAGMRRLVDVVASQGRIQKIAVAQGDAPEVLDELARMVGERVPGIPVERAEIGIVLGTHAGPGVFGVATLLAE; from the coding sequence GTGCCACGCATCGGGGTTGTCACCGACAGCACCGCCGATTTCCCTGGCGATGCCAGGGAGCGGCTGGGCATCGAGATGGTCCCGCTCTCCGTGATCTGGGACCGCGACACGTTCCGCGACAAGGTCGATCTGAGTATCGACGACTTCTATCGGCTCATGAAGCAGCGCTCGACGCTGCCGACGACCTCCGCGCCCGCCCCTGGCCTCTACGAAGAGGTCTACGAGCGCCTGCTCGGCGAGTGCGATCACGTGATCTCGGTCCACCTGGCCGACCGCCTCAGCGCCACCTGCCAGTCGGCCCGCAACGCCGCCGCGCGCATCGGGAAGGGCCGCGTGAGCGTCGTGGACAGCGGCCAGACGACCGTCTGCCTGGGCTGGCTGGCGATGCACGCCGCCGAGCTGGGGCAGCAGGACATCGAGCCGGCCGCCATCGTCAAAGAGCTGGAGTCCTGGGTGCCGCGCTTGCGTTTGCACGTGGTGCTGGACACGCTGACGAATCTGCAACGCGGCGGCCGGATCGGGCGGGCGCAGGCGCTGATGGGCTCGCTGCTGAACTTCAAGCCGCTGATCCTGGTCCGCGAGGGCGAGGTGCACCCGGTCGAGCGCCCGCGCAGCCGGGCGGCCGGGATGCGGCGGCTGGTGGACGTGGTCGCAAGCCAGGGGCGCATCCAGAAGATCGCGGTGGCGCAGGGCGACGCCCCCGAAGTCCTTGACGAGCTGGCGCGGATGGTTGGCGAGCGGGTGCCGGGCATCCCGGTCGAGCGCGCCGAGATCGGCATCGTGCTCGGGACGCACGCCGGGCCGGGCGTCTTCGGCGTGGCGACGCTGCTGGCCGAGTAG
- a CDS encoding DAK2 domain-containing protein produces MASVSPSFEPGADRTAATLPALYEVNGDHLRAGFAAAASWLELKAASVNALNVFPVPDGDTGTNMSMTMRAAVEAAAVELAPEAHAVARAAARGALMGARGNSGVILSQLVRGFAEAIDGCNTLTVQNLAAGLAGAAEAGYRAVGKPVEGTILTVARRVGEEAQAAARAKVDVLDFWERVLHVAEVAVRETTSQLPALQAAGVVDAGGQGYKLIVEALWRTTRGESLEDDDVTTAAAPVASQALVAAQHVAEGGLGFCTEFLIADPSESEAAIRAFMESMGDSVLVVGDGTVSRIHIHTQTPGQALDWAIDRGTVSSVKIENMQLQHDAGKLLAAGQSGLSNIGVIAVSPGPGFKALFTSMGAAAIVEGGQSMNPSVQDILTAISSVGYQDLVILPNNGNILLAAQQAAQQTPRTVKIVPTRSLPHGIAALLAFNYGEDLDTNVQLMEASAAHVTAIEVTTAERSAEIDGVAVQQGQAIALLDDKLVAAGGSLTEATLGALGQADASDRDIVTVYYGADATMDDAVALTDAIAGAYPHLETEIAEGGQPHYPYILSVE; encoded by the coding sequence GTGGCCTCCGTTTCTCCGTCCTTTGAGCCTGGCGCCGATCGCACCGCAGCGACCCTCCCCGCGCTCTACGAGGTGAACGGGGATCATCTGCGGGCTGGTTTTGCTGCTGCCGCTTCCTGGCTCGAGCTGAAGGCAGCCAGCGTCAACGCCTTGAACGTTTTCCCGGTGCCCGATGGGGACACCGGCACCAACATGTCGATGACGATGCGCGCCGCCGTCGAGGCGGCCGCCGTCGAGCTGGCCCCCGAGGCGCACGCCGTCGCGCGGGCGGCGGCGCGCGGCGCGCTGATGGGCGCACGTGGCAACTCGGGCGTGATCCTCTCGCAGCTCGTGCGCGGGTTCGCCGAGGCCATCGACGGCTGCAACACGCTGACCGTCCAGAACCTCGCGGCCGGGCTCGCCGGGGCGGCCGAGGCAGGCTACCGCGCCGTCGGCAAGCCGGTCGAGGGCACCATCCTGACCGTCGCACGGCGGGTCGGCGAGGAGGCCCAGGCGGCGGCCCGCGCCAAGGTGGACGTGCTCGACTTTTGGGAGCGCGTCCTCCACGTCGCGGAGGTCGCCGTCCGCGAGACGACCAGCCAGCTTCCGGCCCTCCAGGCGGCCGGCGTCGTGGATGCGGGTGGCCAGGGCTACAAGCTGATCGTCGAGGCGCTCTGGCGCACGACGCGCGGCGAATCCCTGGAAGACGACGACGTGACGACGGCGGCAGCGCCCGTCGCCAGCCAGGCGCTCGTCGCGGCGCAGCACGTGGCCGAGGGCGGCCTGGGCTTCTGCACCGAGTTCCTGATCGCCGACCCCTCCGAGTCCGAAGCGGCGATCCGCGCCTTCATGGAGTCGATGGGCGATTCGGTCCTGGTGGTCGGAGACGGCACCGTCTCCCGCATCCACATCCACACCCAGACGCCCGGCCAGGCGCTGGACTGGGCCATCGACCGCGGGACCGTCTCCAGCGTCAAGATCGAGAACATGCAGCTCCAGCACGACGCCGGCAAGCTGCTGGCGGCGGGCCAGAGCGGCCTGAGCAACATCGGGGTCATCGCCGTCAGCCCCGGCCCCGGCTTCAAGGCGCTGTTCACCAGCATGGGCGCAGCGGCCATCGTCGAGGGCGGCCAGTCCATGAATCCGTCCGTGCAGGACATCCTGACGGCGATCAGCTCCGTGGGCTACCAGGATCTGGTCATCCTGCCGAACAACGGCAACATTCTGCTCGCCGCGCAGCAGGCGGCCCAGCAGACGCCGCGCACCGTGAAGATCGTGCCGACGCGCTCGCTGCCGCACGGCATCGCTGCGTTGCTGGCGTTCAACTACGGCGAGGATCTGGACACGAACGTTCAGTTGATGGAAGCCTCGGCGGCGCACGTCACGGCCATCGAGGTCACCACTGCCGAGCGCAGCGCCGAGATCGACGGCGTGGCCGTGCAGCAGGGGCAGGCCATCGCGCTGCTGGACGACAAACTCGTGGCGGCCGGCGGCTCGCTCACCGAGGCGACGCTCGGCGCGCTGGGCCAGGCCGACGCCAGCGACCGCGACATCGTCACCGTCTACTACGGCGCTGACGCCACCATGGACGACGCTGTGGCGCTCACGGACGCCATCGCCGGCGCGTATCCCCATCTCGAGACGGAGATCGCCGAGGGCGGTCAGCCGCACTACCCGTACATCCTGTCGGTGGAGTAG
- the recG gene encoding ATP-dependent DNA helicase RecG, which yields MAAPGARRPPPELETIRKILELERSKGFADQAVSGGLATFAERWQGRIAQGGRPELAGLRGLAGAVASALAGYGTLPPAERAVRVETALGLLNGEQTTRPTASARHPQPTRDAPRSRPAGDAPHPPPPAPARGRGGAITHVPDDAPDLGVRDDAGRSPPLRVGEGGRVGDVIPEGRAGEGHSHPPPPRTRSAQPAVAATADTPLAEVKGVKEKEAKLFAKLGLHAFGDLLRHYPTRYQPYPPATLAADLLMQPIASFVGVVQQVDIAPSPRGGLHKIVATIGDQTGRVSATWFRHGRFSPVQAGQRVAISGKLTQFGRALNFENPDWERVGQDGGEPVHTRRMVPTYPLTAGLQDRTVRERIKWAVDALADTAPDPLPGWLRETYDLWPLGAALRQVHFPDDPERLRIARRRLAFDELFAIQLVVVQRKVEWQGVAAPSLNVPQPALDALLGAQPFRLTGGQRSSLQEILVDTARPQPMTRLLQGEVGSGKTAVAAAALFVAVQNGAQGSLMAPTEILSEQHYRSISTFYERAAEALERAGARMPRVGLLTGSTRTAERRRIYQAIADGEIDILVGTQAVIQENVELANLALAVVDEQHRFGVRQRIALREKGGHPHLLVMTATPIPRTLALSIYGDLDLSTIGELPPGRQKIDTHLLDPDERPLAYEKIRREVAKGGQAFVICPLVEDSPNLEARAATAEYERLQAGELAGLRLGLLHGRMRPADKDRVMREFRDHEFDVLVSTAVVEVGVDIPNASVMLIEGAERFGLAQLHQFRGRVGRGQRQSVCLLLTEEASEATLNRLQVLVDSDSGLALAEHDLKLRGPGDYFGVRQSGFPELQVATLDDVGLVERARKAAEKVLEHDPTLELPRHAGLAALVVQFRRRAGEPN from the coding sequence ATGGCAGCCCCCGGCGCGCGGCGTCCACCGCCTGAGCTGGAGACGATCCGCAAGATCCTGGAGCTGGAGCGGAGCAAGGGCTTCGCAGATCAGGCCGTCTCGGGGGGCCTCGCCACGTTCGCCGAACGCTGGCAGGGGCGCATCGCGCAGGGCGGACGGCCCGAGCTGGCCGGGCTGAGGGGGCTGGCCGGCGCGGTCGCCAGCGCGCTGGCCGGCTATGGCACGCTGCCGCCGGCCGAGCGCGCGGTGCGGGTGGAGACGGCGCTCGGGCTGTTGAACGGGGAGCAGACCACACGCCCGACAGCCAGTGCACGGCACCCCCAGCCAACGAGGGACGCCCCCCGCTCTCGGCCGGCAGGGGATGCCCCCCACCCCCCGCCCCCCGCCCCCGCACGCGGGAGAGGGGGAGCCATCACACACGTACCGGATGATGCTCCTGACCTGGGCGTGCGCGACGACGCCGGAAGGTCCCCCCCTCTCCGCGTCGGAGAGGGGGGCCGGGTGGGTGACGTTATCCCCGAGGGCCGGGCGGGTGAGGGCCACTCCCACCCGCCACCCCCGCGCACCAGGAGCGCACAGCCGGCCGTCGCGGCCACGGCTGACACGCCGCTCGCGGAGGTCAAGGGCGTCAAGGAGAAAGAGGCCAAACTGTTCGCGAAGCTCGGGCTGCACGCGTTTGGCGACCTGCTGCGCCACTACCCGACGCGCTACCAGCCGTACCCGCCGGCCACCCTCGCGGCCGATCTGCTGATGCAGCCCATCGCCAGTTTCGTGGGCGTTGTGCAGCAGGTGGACATCGCGCCAAGCCCGCGCGGCGGCCTTCACAAGATCGTGGCGACCATCGGAGATCAGACCGGCCGGGTCAGCGCAACGTGGTTCCGGCACGGACGGTTCAGCCCGGTCCAGGCCGGGCAACGGGTGGCGATCAGCGGCAAGCTGACCCAGTTCGGCCGCGCCCTGAACTTCGAGAACCCGGACTGGGAACGGGTCGGTCAGGATGGCGGGGAACCGGTCCACACCCGGCGGATGGTCCCCACCTATCCGCTGACGGCCGGCTTGCAGGACCGAACCGTTCGCGAGCGCATCAAGTGGGCCGTGGACGCCCTGGCAGACACGGCGCCCGATCCGCTGCCCGGCTGGCTCCGCGAAACGTACGACCTCTGGCCGCTCGGGGCGGCGCTGCGGCAGGTCCATTTCCCAGATGACCCCGAGCGGCTGCGGATCGCGCGCCGCCGGCTGGCGTTCGACGAGCTGTTCGCCATTCAACTGGTCGTCGTGCAGCGGAAGGTCGAGTGGCAGGGCGTCGCAGCCCCCTCGCTGAACGTGCCACAGCCCGCCCTCGACGCCCTCCTCGGCGCGCAGCCGTTCCGCCTGACCGGCGGCCAACGCAGCTCGCTCCAGGAGATCCTGGTGGACACCGCCCGCCCCCAGCCGATGACCCGGCTGCTCCAGGGAGAGGTCGGCTCGGGGAAGACCGCCGTTGCCGCCGCCGCCCTCTTCGTGGCGGTCCAGAACGGCGCCCAGGGCAGCCTGATGGCCCCGACCGAGATCCTCTCGGAGCAGCACTACCGCTCGATCTCGACGTTCTACGAGCGGGCCGCCGAGGCCTTGGAGCGAGCCGGGGCGCGAATGCCGCGCGTCGGGCTGCTGACCGGCTCGACACGCACCGCCGAGCGCCGCCGCATCTACCAGGCCATCGCGGACGGCGAGATCGACATCCTGGTCGGCACGCAGGCCGTGATCCAGGAGAACGTCGAGCTGGCAAACCTCGCGCTGGCCGTCGTGGACGAGCAGCACCGCTTCGGGGTGCGCCAGCGGATCGCCCTGCGCGAGAAGGGCGGCCACCCGCACCTGCTGGTGATGACGGCGACGCCGATCCCCCGCACGCTGGCGCTGAGCATCTACGGCGATCTCGACCTCTCGACGATCGGGGAGCTGCCGCCCGGCCGCCAGAAGATCGACACCCACCTGCTCGACCCAGACGAGCGCCCACTGGCCTACGAGAAGATCCGCCGCGAGGTCGCGAAGGGCGGGCAGGCGTTCGTGATCTGCCCGCTGGTCGAGGACTCGCCAAACCTGGAGGCGCGCGCCGCCACCGCCGAGTACGAGCGGCTCCAGGCCGGCGAGCTGGCGGGCCTGCGGCTCGGGCTGCTCCACGGGCGGATGCGGCCGGCCGACAAGGACCGCGTTATGCGCGAGTTCCGCGACCACGAGTTTGACGTGCTGGTCTCGACGGCCGTCGTCGAGGTGGGCGTGGACATCCCCAACGCCAGCGTCATGCTGATCGAGGGGGCGGAGCGGTTCGGGCTGGCGCAGCTGCACCAGTTCCGAGGGCGTGTCGGGCGTGGACAGCGGCAATCGGTCTGCCTGCTGCTGACCGAGGAAGCGTCAGAGGCGACGCTGAACCGGCTCCAGGTGCTGGTGGACTCGGACAGCGGCCTCGCGCTGGCCGAGCACGACCTGAAGCTGCGCGGTCCTGGCGACTACTTCGGAGTGCGCCAGAGCGGCTTCCCCGAGTTGCAGGTCGCCACGCTGGACGACGTCGGGCTGGTGGAGCGCGCCCGCAAGGCCGCCGAGAAGGTGCTGGAGCACGATCCGACGCTGGAGCTGCCGCGGCACGCGGGACTGGCGGCGCTGGTGGTGCAGTTCCGGCGGCGGGCCGGCGAGCCGAACTGA
- a CDS encoding 50S ribosomal protein L28 yields MSQQRSRSTAHHGGRRRCASWKRCRWRPNRDVQRRARDVTVKGRCEICDKTVSFGHNVSHSNRKTNRMWRPNVQKAILLIKGEPTRVQACTRCIRTNRKHTATA; encoded by the coding sequence ATGAGCCAGCAGCGGTCTCGCAGCACCGCTCACCATGGTGGGCGACGGCGCTGCGCCTCCTGGAAGCGCTGCCGCTGGCGCCCAAATCGCGATGTTCAACGACGTGCAAGGGACGTGACCGTGAAGGGCCGATGTGAGATTTGTGACAAGACGGTGAGCTTCGGCCACAACGTCAGTCACTCGAACCGCAAGACGAACCGCATGTGGCGGCCGAACGTGCAGAAGGCCATTCTGCTGATCAAGGGTGAGCCGACGCGGGTGCAGGCCTGCACCCGCTGCATCCGCACGAACCGGAAGCACACCGCCACCGCCTGA
- a CDS encoding methyltransferase domain-containing protein, with protein MTTAAFADAHLKQGTHIDPLAPGYRPPTPSEMAQAWKASLPSREFTVYREALLLPGIDDHRTAILDDLSTYYQLSPDECVARCINWEAWSVEEWFSGDRSTLEGMRAFYNSTQSWSFDLSWYAYLQAVGAIYPTSVIAARALRPPAEAPRCLDFGSGIGDLAQLLSALGYTVDLADVSRPLLEFARWRLERRGQRAGYLDLNDVSLPADTYDAVMAKDVLVHVPHFAETVRELHRALRPNGLMIASFDTRPPSPENSWHLYSDDTVLRRTVQDIGFEQVGSMDGHLFVYQRVDADSPAHLLRRGRNALMLGPQRRIVRQLKPLAKRLLRA; from the coding sequence GTGACCACCGCTGCGTTTGCCGACGCCCATCTCAAGCAGGGCACGCATATCGACCCGCTGGCCCCTGGCTACCGGCCGCCCACGCCGTCAGAGATGGCCCAGGCCTGGAAGGCGTCCCTGCCGAGCCGCGAGTTCACGGTGTACCGCGAGGCGCTCCTGCTGCCGGGCATCGACGACCACCGCACCGCCATCCTGGACGACCTCAGCACCTACTATCAACTGAGCCCCGACGAGTGCGTCGCGCGGTGCATCAACTGGGAGGCCTGGAGCGTCGAGGAGTGGTTCAGCGGTGACCGCTCCACCCTCGAAGGCATGCGCGCCTTCTACAACTCGACGCAGTCCTGGAGCTTCGATCTGAGCTGGTACGCCTACCTCCAGGCTGTCGGCGCGATCTACCCGACCTCGGTGATCGCGGCGCGGGCGCTCCGGCCGCCGGCAGAGGCGCCGCGCTGCCTGGACTTCGGCTCAGGGATCGGCGACCTGGCCCAGCTTCTGAGCGCACTCGGCTACACCGTCGATCTGGCGGATGTCTCGCGCCCGCTCCTCGAGTTTGCGCGCTGGCGGCTGGAGCGGCGCGGCCAGCGGGCCGGCTACCTCGACCTGAACGACGTCTCCCTGCCAGCAGACACCTACGACGCCGTCATGGCCAAAGACGTCCTGGTGCACGTCCCCCACTTTGCGGAGACGGTTCGCGAGCTGCACCGTGCGCTGCGCCCGAACGGGCTGATGATTGCCAGCTTCGACACGCGCCCGCCCTCGCCCGAGAACTCCTGGCACCTGTACTCGGATGACACCGTCTTGCGGCGAACGGTGCAGGATATCGGCTTCGAGCAGGTTGGCTCGATGGACGGGCACCTGTTCGTCTACCAGCGGGTGGACGCAGACAGCCCAGCCCACCTGCTGCGGCGCGGCCGAAACGCCCTGATGCTGGGACCGCAGCGGCGCATAGTGCGGCAGCTGAAGCCGCTGGCGAAGCGGCTCTTGCGCGCCTGA